In Iodobacter fluviatilis, one DNA window encodes the following:
- the agaW gene encoding PTS N-acetylgalactosamine transporter subunit IIC, with amino-acid sequence MLFEALLIALLAGVAGVDLFDGLTHMHRPVVIGPLVGLILGDVQTGLLVGGTLELVWMGMVPLAGAQPPNVVIGGIIGTAFAILTKAEPTVAIGVAVPFSIAVQGCITVLFTTFSPMMHKCDEMVKRGNWRGIEWVNYLGMITLFVFYFVVAFLPIYFGAEAAGAVVQKAPKWVLDGLSVAGGMMPAIGFALLMKIMLKTNYIAYFIMGFVAVTYLKLPILAVALGALAIAMADYFNQNRAQPQAARNVEVEDGI; translated from the coding sequence ATGCTATTTGAAGCCTTATTGATTGCGCTGTTGGCGGGTGTGGCGGGGGTCGATTTATTTGACGGCCTGACGCATATGCACCGGCCCGTGGTGATTGGCCCTTTGGTGGGGCTGATTTTAGGTGATGTGCAAACCGGCTTGCTGGTGGGCGGCACTTTAGAGCTGGTTTGGATGGGCATGGTGCCGCTGGCCGGGGCGCAGCCGCCCAATGTGGTGATCGGCGGGATTATCGGCACGGCTTTTGCCATTTTGACCAAGGCCGAGCCCACGGTAGCAATTGGCGTAGCGGTGCCGTTTTCAATTGCGGTGCAGGGTTGTATTACCGTGCTCTTCACTACGTTTTCGCCGATGATGCACAAATGCGATGAGATGGTGAAGCGGGGCAACTGGCGTGGCATCGAGTGGGTCAATTACCTCGGCATGATCACGCTCTTTGTCTTTTATTTTGTGGTGGCTTTTTTGCCGATTTACTTTGGGGCAGAAGCGGCAGGGGCCGTGGTGCAAAAAGCGCCAAAATGGGTGCTGGATGGCCTGAGCGTGGCGGGTGGCATGATGCCAGCAATTGGGTTTGCGCTGCTGATGAAAATCATGCTGAAAACCAATTACATCGCTTATTTCATTATGGGTTTTGTGGCGGTGACTTATCTGAAACTGCCGATTCTGGCGGTGGCTCTGGGCGCTTTAGCCATTGCAATGGCCGATTACTTTAATCAAAACCGCGCACAGCCTCAGGCTGCCCGCAATGTGGAGGTGGAAGATGGGATTTAA
- a CDS encoding CreA family protein, translating into MGKWALCFLGLMISSFSLAEEVGSVTTAFKLIGRNHRVQVDAYDDPKVEGVTCYMSRAKTGGVKGSLGLAEDKAEFSIACRQIGKLVFKKPLPQQEEVFSESASLFFKSVQVVRMVDVKRNALVYLTYSDKLIDGSPQNSVTAVSAGDVKIPMK; encoded by the coding sequence ATGGGTAAATGGGCGCTGTGTTTTTTAGGTTTAATGATCAGTAGTTTTAGTCTTGCCGAAGAAGTGGGTTCGGTCACCACGGCGTTTAAGCTGATAGGGCGCAATCATCGTGTGCAGGTTGATGCCTATGATGATCCCAAGGTAGAAGGCGTAACATGCTATATGTCACGGGCTAAAACGGGGGGCGTGAAAGGCTCTTTGGGCTTGGCTGAAGATAAGGCTGAATTCTCGATTGCCTGCAGGCAAATCGGTAAATTGGTGTTTAAAAAACCGCTGCCGCAGCAAGAAGAGGTGTTTTCAGAATCTGCCTCGTTGTTTTTTAAATCGGTGCAAGTGGTGCGAATGGTGGATGTCAAACGTAATGCGCTGGTTTACCTGACGTACTCTGATAAATTAATCGATGGCAGCCCGCAAAATAGCGTAACCGCTGTGTCGGCAGGGGATGTGAAAATTCCTATGAAGTAA
- a CDS encoding D-tagatose-bisphosphate aldolase, class II, non-catalytic subunit, producing MSYLIEMIAQHKAGQANGIYSICSAHPLVLEAALQQGLQNDSYILIEATSNQVNQFGGYTGMKPADFKEYVFAIADKVGFAKARIILGGDHLGPNAWQKEPAALAMAKAAEMVSAYVLAGFRKIHLDCSMSCAGDPVPLSDSTVAKRAAALCQVAEGAWQTVGGEAPVYVIGTEVPVPGGAQESLDAVEVTSPAAAAQTLAVHQQVFAEAGCAAAWPRVIAMVVQPGVEFDHHKVVRYQRDKATALSAFIAKEALVFEAHSTDYQTEASLRELVQDHFAILKVGPGLTFALREAMFALDAIEREAIGEFAASHLKDTLTQVMKEEPDYWLAYYDQAGHQQYLDRNYSLSDRIRYYWPHPEVSAAAAKLFDNLRRQPPLPTLISQYLPEQAKKISAGLLPAEPEAWVVDKIMEVTQLYARACGMEAQS from the coding sequence ATGTCTTATTTAATAGAAATGATAGCGCAGCATAAAGCAGGGCAGGCTAATGGTATTTATTCAATTTGCTCTGCCCATCCGTTGGTTTTAGAAGCTGCATTACAGCAGGGCCTGCAAAATGATAGTTATATTTTAATTGAGGCCACTTCTAACCAAGTTAATCAGTTTGGTGGCTATACCGGCATGAAGCCAGCTGATTTTAAAGAATATGTATTTGCAATTGCCGATAAAGTGGGATTTGCAAAGGCGCGCATTATTTTAGGCGGTGATCATTTAGGACCGAATGCTTGGCAAAAAGAGCCCGCAGCTCTGGCCATGGCTAAAGCTGCCGAAATGGTCAGTGCCTATGTATTGGCAGGCTTTCGCAAAATTCATTTGGATTGCTCGATGTCGTGCGCGGGGGACCCTGTGCCACTGAGCGATTCCACGGTGGCTAAGCGTGCCGCAGCGTTATGCCAAGTGGCTGAAGGCGCCTGGCAAACAGTAGGGGGGGAAGCGCCTGTGTATGTGATTGGTACCGAAGTGCCGGTGCCGGGCGGCGCGCAAGAATCGCTGGATGCTGTGGAAGTCACCTCGCCAGCGGCCGCAGCGCAAACGCTGGCCGTGCATCAGCAGGTATTTGCCGAAGCAGGCTGCGCGGCAGCTTGGCCCAGGGTGATTGCCATGGTGGTACAGCCGGGCGTTGAGTTTGATCATCATAAGGTGGTGCGTTATCAGCGTGATAAAGCCACCGCGCTCAGTGCATTTATTGCCAAAGAAGCGCTGGTATTTGAGGCGCACTCTACCGATTACCAAACAGAGGCCTCGCTTCGGGAGCTGGTGCAGGATCACTTTGCCATTTTAAAAGTAGGCCCGGGCTTAACATTTGCCCTGCGTGAGGCGATGTTTGCGCTGGATGCAATTGAGCGCGAAGCCATCGGTGAATTTGCCGCTTCGCATTTAAAAGACACACTCACTCAAGTGATGAAAGAAGAGCCGGATTACTGGCTGGCTTATTACGATCAGGCCGGGCATCAGCAGTATCTGGATCGCAATTACAGCTTGTCTGACCGGATTCGCTATTACTGGCCGCATCCTGAAGTGAGCGCGGCAGCAGCAAAACTCTTTGATAATTTACGCCGCCAGCCGCCGCTGCCTACCTTAATCAGCCAATACCTGCCTGAGCAGGCCAAAAAAATCAGCGCGGGTTTATTGCCTGCCGAGCCTGAAGCATGGGTGGTCGATAAGATCATGGAAGTCACTCAGCTCTACGCCCGTGCTTGCGGCATGGAGGCACAATCATGA
- a CDS encoding serine/threonine protein kinase, which yields MNTIPPFAHLTPDCVMNAIDSLGLPCDGRLLALNSYENRVYQVGQDDGPPLVAKFYRPERWSREAILEEHAFTLELFERELPVVPPIIHQGSSLHTFEGFQFAIFNKHGGRAPELESASTLEWMGRFIGRIHAVGALAPFVDRPALNIETFGTGPRDFLLSHDFIPASLKPAWESAVALALDGVRRCFDRAGDVTNIRVHGDCHIGNVLWTDAGPHFVDFDDSRSAPAVQDLWMLLSGERQEMSRQLVDVLIGYEDFCDFDPGELHLIEALRTLRLIHYSGWLARRWHDPAFPAAFPWFNTEHYWQDRILELREQIALMDEPPLVV from the coding sequence ATGAATACTATCCCTCCATTTGCCCATCTCACGCCCGATTGCGTGATGAACGCCATCGACAGCCTTGGTCTGCCTTGCGACGGCAGGCTGCTTGCGCTTAATAGCTATGAAAACCGTGTCTATCAAGTAGGGCAAGACGACGGCCCGCCGCTGGTGGCTAAGTTTTATCGCCCAGAGCGCTGGAGCCGTGAAGCGATTTTAGAAGAGCACGCTTTTACCCTAGAGCTATTCGAGCGCGAGCTACCGGTTGTGCCGCCGATTATTCACCAGGGCAGCAGCCTGCATACTTTTGAAGGCTTTCAATTTGCGATTTTTAATAAACACGGTGGCCGCGCGCCAGAGCTGGAATCGGCGTCAACTTTAGAATGGATGGGGCGCTTTATTGGCCGGATTCATGCCGTGGGCGCGCTCGCCCCCTTTGTTGATCGCCCTGCGCTCAATATCGAAACCTTTGGCACCGGCCCGCGTGATTTTCTGCTTAGCCACGACTTTATCCCCGCCTCGCTTAAACCCGCATGGGAAAGCGCGGTTGCCCTTGCGCTCGATGGCGTGCGCCGCTGCTTTGACAGAGCGGGTGACGTCACCAATATCCGTGTACATGGCGATTGCCACATTGGCAATGTGCTGTGGACCGACGCTGGCCCGCACTTTGTAGACTTTGACGACAGCCGTAGCGCGCCTGCCGTACAAGATTTATGGATGCTGCTGTCAGGCGAGCGGCAAGAAATGAGCCGCCAGCTGGTGGATGTACTGATAGGCTACGAAGACTTTTGCGATTTTGACCCAGGTGAGCTGCATTTAATTGAAGCGCTGCGCACCCTGCGCCTGATCCACTACTCCGGTTGGCTGGCCCGCCGCTGGCACGACCCGGCTTTTCCTGCCGCTTTTCCCTGGTTTAATACCGAGCATTACTGGCAAGACCGCATCTTAGAATTACGCGAGCAAATCGCCTTGATGGATGAGCCACCGCTGGTGGTTTAA
- a CDS encoding SIS domain-containing protein, whose translation MNYLNYEQSVLADHGAVHTAREISQQPRLWRELMTGLIQDKLAWKAWMLDVLSTPNLRIILCGAGTSAFAGRTLEPWLRASFGLAAEAISTTDIVSQPLAYLDPSRPTLMVSFARSGNSPESVAAVNLANQLLPYCRHLVLTCNPEGELAKYSQGNSHAYCVLMPEGANDQSFAMTSSFSCMFVAAAMMLTPGILLSRAKEQIETVAAFCESQLAGWASQAKALAGMGFKRVIYLGSGEMAGLAEEAALKMLELSAGKIATRFDSTLGVRHGPKFMIDSHSCVVMFMAAADSYTRRYDDDFQAEVIANGIAQQLVALGPKSAANLPLTEVTIPCLDELYLSLPYLLFAQLFAFECSLALGLAPDNPCPTGEVNRVVQGVKIYPYPA comes from the coding sequence ATGAACTACCTCAACTATGAGCAAAGCGTGCTTGCCGACCATGGTGCTGTGCACACTGCCCGTGAAATCAGCCAGCAGCCCAGGCTTTGGCGCGAGCTGATGACAGGGCTGATTCAGGACAAATTAGCGTGGAAGGCATGGATGCTGGATGTGCTGTCCACGCCTAATTTACGGATTATCCTTTGCGGCGCTGGCACATCTGCTTTTGCAGGGCGCACTTTAGAGCCATGGCTGCGGGCCTCTTTTGGTCTTGCTGCCGAGGCGATTTCGACCACCGATATTGTTAGCCAGCCACTCGCCTATCTGGACCCGTCCCGTCCTACGCTGATGGTGTCTTTTGCCCGCTCAGGCAATAGCCCGGAAAGTGTGGCGGCGGTCAATCTGGCTAATCAGCTTTTGCCTTACTGCCGTCATTTAGTGCTGACGTGTAATCCTGAAGGCGAGCTGGCGAAATACAGCCAGGGTAATTCCCATGCTTATTGTGTGCTAATGCCTGAAGGCGCAAACGATCAAAGCTTTGCCATGACCTCCAGCTTCAGCTGCATGTTTGTGGCTGCGGCCATGATGCTGACGCCGGGCATTTTATTAAGCCGTGCCAAAGAGCAAATCGAAACAGTGGCGGCCTTTTGCGAATCACAGCTGGCGGGCTGGGCATCGCAAGCCAAAGCGCTGGCAGGCATGGGCTTTAAGCGGGTGATTTACCTTGGCAGTGGCGAAATGGCGGGGTTGGCAGAAGAGGCTGCTTTAAAAATGCTGGAGCTGAGCGCCGGGAAAATCGCCACGCGTTTTGATTCCACATTAGGCGTGCGTCATGGCCCCAAATTTATGATCGACAGCCACAGCTGCGTGGTGATGTTTATGGCTGCGGCGGATTCTTATACCCGCCGCTACGACGATGATTTTCAGGCAGAAGTCATCGCCAATGGCATTGCTCAGCAGCTTGTCGCCCTAGGCCCGAAAAGCGCCGCCAACCTGCCACTGACTGAAGTCACCATTCCATGCCTAGATGAGCTGTATTTATCACTGCCTTATCTGCTGTTTGCCCAGCTCTTTGCTTTTGAATGCTCATTAGCGCTGGGTTTGGCCCCCGATAACCCCTGCCCAACTGGCGAAGTAAACCGCGTGGTGCAAGGCGTAAAAATTTATCCCTATCCGGCTTAA
- the agaR gene encoding transcriptional repressor AgaR — protein MPNYPIKNMQKRHERIVDLLRQHESCNVSVLAQELGVSTVTIRHDLDELEQSGCIRRSYGRATLSQNFSFELEFREKENIRSESKQLIARRAADLVEDGDSIVVDSGSTVALLARYIGSNKKITLMTNALNLASELVADPRFTVMMTGGTLRADSYSLCGPEAEQAVKLHHFNKLFIGADGIDLLAGVSTTNAQDAQLNRAMLAACDQIILLSDSSKFGKRSFCVICKMPQVDILVTDSGISDEYRQALTQMGVTVIVAE, from the coding sequence ATGCCCAATTACCCTATAAAAAACATGCAAAAACGACATGAAAGAATTGTTGATTTATTGCGCCAGCATGAAAGTTGTAATGTCAGTGTTCTGGCTCAGGAATTAGGTGTTTCTACCGTTACTATCCGGCACGATTTAGATGAATTAGAGCAAAGTGGTTGTATTCGCCGTTCTTATGGCCGTGCCACGCTTTCACAGAATTTTTCTTTTGAATTGGAATTCAGAGAAAAAGAAAATATCCGCTCAGAATCAAAGCAATTAATTGCCCGTAGGGCTGCAGATTTAGTTGAAGACGGTGATTCAATTGTTGTGGATTCAGGCTCTACCGTGGCTTTATTGGCCCGCTATATTGGCAGCAATAAAAAAATCACCTTAATGACCAATGCGCTTAATTTAGCCAGCGAATTAGTGGCCGATCCGCGTTTTACCGTCATGATGACCGGTGGCACTTTGCGCGCAGATTCATATTCACTGTGTGGGCCAGAAGCTGAGCAGGCGGTTAAATTACATCATTTTAATAAATTATTTATTGGCGCAGATGGCATTGATCTATTAGCAGGGGTGAGCACCACCAATGCGCAAGATGCACAGCTTAATCGCGCCATGCTGGCCGCTTGCGATCAGATTATTTTATTGTCTGATTCCAGTAAATTTGGCAAACGTAGTTTTTGTGTGATTTGCAAAATGCCACAGGTCGATATTCTGGTTACAGATAGCGGAATCAGCGATGAATACCGGCAGGCATTAACGCAAATGGGCGTAACCGTGATTGTGGCGGAATAA
- a CDS encoding PTS system mannose/fructose/sorbose family transporter subunit IID: MGFNDTEAANAAKAELRMQQALATSHVERDDYIDTDPAEPLTKKDINRMAWRSLALQASFNYERMQAGGWLYTILPALRKIHKNPEDLKNSAQMHMEFINVHPFDVTFLSGLVLAMEQSKEKISTIRAVKVALMGPLGGIGDAMFWLTWLPICAGIGAALALEGSLFGPIVFLLLFNALHFGLRFGLAHYGYRAGLGAISALKANTRKISHAASIVGMTVIGALVASYVRLSTQLEIHAGKAKIALQADVLDKLMPNLLPLVFTFLMFALMKKGYSPVKLIGVTVLLGLAGKLFGFL; this comes from the coding sequence ATGGGATTTAACGATACTGAAGCCGCAAATGCGGCCAAAGCCGAGCTGCGTATGCAGCAGGCCCTCGCTACCAGCCATGTTGAGCGCGATGACTATATCGATACCGACCCTGCCGAGCCGCTCACTAAAAAAGACATTAACCGCATGGCCTGGCGTTCTTTGGCCCTGCAAGCCTCGTTTAATTACGAGCGGATGCAGGCGGGGGGCTGGTTGTATACGATTTTACCTGCACTGCGCAAAATCCATAAAAACCCAGAAGACTTAAAGAATTCCGCGCAGATGCATATGGAATTTATTAACGTCCACCCCTTTGATGTGACTTTTCTATCCGGCCTTGTGCTGGCAATGGAGCAGAGCAAGGAAAAAATCTCCACCATACGCGCTGTCAAAGTGGCGCTGATGGGGCCTTTGGGCGGGATTGGCGATGCGATGTTCTGGCTGACTTGGCTGCCGATTTGTGCAGGGATTGGTGCTGCGCTGGCGCTGGAAGGCAGCTTGTTTGGGCCCATTGTGTTTCTACTGCTCTTTAACGCATTGCACTTTGGTCTGCGCTTTGGACTGGCGCATTATGGCTACCGGGCTGGGCTGGGGGCGATCAGTGCATTAAAAGCCAATACCAGGAAAATATCGCATGCCGCATCGATTGTGGGGATGACGGTGATTGGTGCGCTGGTGGCGTCTTATGTCAGGCTGTCTACGCAGCTGGAAATTCATGCGGGTAAGGCCAAAATTGCGCTGCAAGCCGATGTGCTCGATAAGCTGATGCCTAATCTCTTGCCGCTGGTATTCACCTTTTTGATGTTTGCCCTGATGAAAAAAGGCTATTCACCCGTGAAGCTGATTGGCGTAACGGTGTTGTTGGGTCTGGCTGGAAAATTATTTGGTTTCTTGTAA
- the agaF gene encoding PTS galactosamine/N-acetylgalactosamine transporter subunit IIA yields the protein MIALILTGHGRIASGTYEAIVQVFGEQAQLIAVDFPEGNSTAVLDASLRQALTAVDQGAGVVFVCDLLGGSPFRIAATIAQERSNIEVVAGLNLQMFAEMLFERDEISDVAEFRQRLVTAGKSGVVSLAERLARKRAEPADAL from the coding sequence ATGATTGCCTTAATTTTGACAGGTCATGGCCGCATTGCCAGCGGTACTTATGAAGCGATTGTGCAGGTGTTTGGCGAGCAGGCACAGCTGATTGCGGTGGATTTCCCTGAAGGCAATAGCACTGCGGTGCTTGATGCTTCTTTAAGGCAGGCGCTGACCGCTGTGGATCAGGGAGCGGGCGTGGTGTTTGTTTGCGACCTGCTGGGGGGCTCACCGTTCAGGATAGCGGCAACTATTGCGCAGGAGCGTAGCAATATTGAAGTGGTGGCCGGGCTGAATTTGCAAATGTTTGCCGAAATGCTGTTTGAGCGCGATGAAATCAGCGATGTGGCCGAGTTTCGCCAACGGCTGGTCACAGCAGGCAAAAGTGGGGTGGTTAGCCTTGCTGAGCGCCTTGCCCGCAAACGGGCGGAGCCAGCCGATGCCTTGTAA
- a CDS encoding Lar family restriction alleviation protein, whose product MLNSRPVPKITTAEGDPQACPKCGSKPEVTKAGSNRCWVQCSKFGKNGNCSAISQQGTTKKEAIALWNKLK is encoded by the coding sequence ATGCTTAATTCAAGACCCGTTCCAAAAATCACCACAGCCGAGGGCGATCCTCAAGCTTGCCCTAAGTGCGGCTCCAAGCCCGAAGTTACCAAAGCCGGATCAAACCGCTGCTGGGTGCAATGCTCTAAATTCGGCAAAAACGGCAATTGCAGCGCCATCTCCCAGCAAGGCACAACCAAAAAAGAAGCCATTGCTTTGTGGAATAAGCTGAAATAA
- the agaV gene encoding PTS N-acetylgalactosamine transporter subunit IIB yields the protein MAGPNILLTRIDNRLVHGQVGVTWAGSLGANLVLVANDAAAADPVQQNLMDMVVSEGVQTRYFTLQKTIEVIHKAAAHQKILLVCKTPQDVLTLVKGGVPIHDVNVGNMHFAEGKRQIHKTVSVDDADVQAFRELAALKVVCEIRRVPDESGDLVSKLL from the coding sequence ATGGCTGGGCCAAATATTTTACTTACCCGTATTGATAACCGGCTTGTGCATGGTCAGGTGGGAGTGACCTGGGCAGGCAGCCTTGGGGCGAATCTGGTGCTGGTGGCCAATGATGCCGCGGCGGCCGATCCGGTACAGCAAAACTTAATGGATATGGTGGTGAGCGAAGGAGTGCAAACGCGCTATTTCACACTGCAAAAAACCATAGAGGTCATTCATAAAGCGGCGGCGCATCAAAAGATCTTGCTGGTGTGTAAAACACCGCAGGACGTGCTGACGCTGGTGAAGGGTGGCGTGCCGATTCATGACGTGAATGTGGGCAATATGCATTTTGCCGAAGGAAAGCGCCAAATTCATAAAACAGTGTCGGTGGACGATGCCGATGTGCAAGCTTTTCGCGAGCTGGCTGCCCTTAAGGTGGTTTGCGAAATTCGTCGGGTGCCTGATGAATCGGGTGATCTTGTTTCTAAACTGCTGTAA
- the nagA gene encoding N-acetylglucosamine-6-phosphate deacetylase: MPCKSLRLRAARVLTEQGWLEHAVVEIDAAGLIAAIVPQGEFDLDLGPLWLMPALIDSHVHGAAGFDTMDASSEAFDQISMHFARFGVGAFLATTVTAPLPAIEAALREVKASRERGLPGAELIGSYLEGPYFTAKCCGAHPVQWMRPLDIAELQHWLDIAGDSLHTLALAPELAGSDEAIAWLRRKGIRVLIGHSDASYDQTRQALHAGAQGIVHCYNGMRGLHHRDPGVVGAGLTSACDIEMIADGHHVHPAAVQIALSCCGEERLVLITDAMRATGMADGSYQLGEMSVTMQNGVVRTEAGSLAGSTLHLIDAVRHAKDWLGLPLERAWALASRNPARSLGLSDLGSIAIGKKASFAVITPELEVVETWVKGVRIAC; encoded by the coding sequence ATGCCTTGTAAATCACTACGCCTGCGTGCTGCACGCGTTTTGACTGAGCAGGGCTGGCTGGAGCATGCGGTGGTGGAGATAGACGCCGCAGGCCTGATCGCCGCCATCGTGCCTCAGGGCGAGTTTGATCTTGATCTGGGCCCGCTTTGGCTGATGCCTGCTTTGATTGATAGCCATGTGCATGGTGCTGCAGGTTTTGACACTATGGATGCCAGCAGCGAGGCGTTTGATCAGATCTCGATGCACTTTGCCCGCTTTGGCGTAGGGGCTTTTTTAGCCACCACGGTCACTGCGCCGCTGCCTGCGATTGAAGCTGCGCTGCGGGAGGTAAAAGCCAGCCGCGAGCGGGGCTTGCCGGGGGCCGAGCTGATCGGCAGCTATCTGGAAGGCCCGTATTTCACTGCCAAATGCTGTGGTGCACATCCGGTGCAGTGGATGCGCCCTTTAGATATCGCCGAGCTGCAGCACTGGTTGGATATTGCCGGTGATTCTTTGCATACCTTAGCGCTTGCGCCTGAATTAGCGGGCTCGGATGAGGCTATTGCCTGGCTGCGCCGTAAGGGCATCCGCGTGCTGATCGGCCATAGCGATGCCAGCTATGATCAAACGCGGCAAGCTCTGCATGCGGGCGCTCAGGGTATTGTGCATTGCTATAACGGCATGCGCGGTCTGCACCATCGCGACCCTGGCGTGGTGGGCGCGGGGCTGACCTCAGCATGTGATATCGAAATGATTGCCGACGGACACCATGTTCATCCTGCGGCTGTGCAAATTGCTTTGTCCTGTTGTGGTGAAGAGCGCTTAGTGCTGATCACCGACGCCATGCGCGCAACCGGCATGGCAGACGGCTCTTATCAGCTGGGCGAGATGTCTGTAACCATGCAAAACGGTGTCGTGCGCACCGAGGCGGGTAGTTTGGCAGGCAGTACGCTGCATCTGATTGATGCGGTGCGCCACGCTAAAGATTGGCTGGGCTTGCCACTGGAGCGGGCATGGGCTCTTGCCAGCCGTAATCCGGCCAGATCATTAGGTTTAAGTGATTTAGGCAGCATTGCAATCGGCAAAAAAGCGAGCTTTGCTGTGATTACACCCGAGTTGGAAGTTGTGGAAACTTGGGTGAAGGGGGTGAGGATAGCTTGCTAG